One stretch of Podospora bellae-mahoneyi strain CBS 112042 chromosome 2, whole genome shotgun sequence DNA includes these proteins:
- a CDS encoding hypothetical protein (EggNog:ENOG503P0C4; COG:Q): MQSFLQSTTGLGPTPVHPSNLDGKVAIVTGGALGIGFEVSRALANAGCRVIMVNRKEEQGDDAISTIKSESPNAQVEWKGCDLGSLKEVREVFSDLRNSLDRLDYLVLSAGINTNQYGLDADGIDRHFGVNFLGHFYAVNQLWPLLRKTDKVLGGKPRVVFEASEMHRGAPKNVHFASLEEINDEKLGPTELYARTKLAMILFAKYGLAGKVIKENGDGIIAVSVHPGAVNTSMQQQWKDAYPGITGKLLTWAMLAFGRDVEQGSYSALWALTSPKIEEENMNGWYFNDPDTPGKESAQASDEKLGTALFDLSERIIKEKVGEDALVDWKECA, encoded by the coding sequence ATGCAATCCTTCCTCcaatccaccaccggcctcgGCCCAACCCCcgtccacccctccaacctggACGGCAAAGTCGCCATCGTCACTGGCGGCGCCCTCGGAATCGGCTTCGAAGTCTCCCGCGCCCTCGCCAACGCCGGCTGCAGAGTGATTATGGTCAACCgcaaagaagagcaaggcgacgacgccatctccaccatcaagTCGGAGTCGCCGAATGCACAAGTCGAGTGGAAGGGCTGCGACCTCGGCTCGCTCAAGGAAGTCAGAGAGGTCTTCTCCGACCTTCGAAACTCGCTCGATCGGTTGGATTACTTGGTTTTGTCGGCGGGGATCAACACTAATCAGTATGGGCTTGATGCCGATGGGATTGACAGGCACTTTGGGGTGAACTTTCTGGGGCACTTTTACGCGGTGAATCAGCTTTGGCCTTTGCTGCGCAAGACGGACAAGGTGCTTGGGGGAAagccgagggtggtgtttgaggCGAGCGAGATGCATAGGGGGGCGCCGAAGAATGTGCATTTTGCCAGTTTGGAGGAGATCAATGATGAGAAGTTGGGGCCGACGGAGTTGTATGCGAGGACGAAGCTTGCCATGATTTTGTTTGCAAAGTATGGGCTTGCCGGGAAGGTGATTAAGGAGAATGGAGATGGGATAATTGCTGTTTCGGTGCATCCTGGGGCGGTCAATACTTcgatgcagcagcagtggaAGGATGCATATCCGGGGATTACAGGCAAGTTGCTGACGTGGGCGATGTTGGCGTTTGGGAGGGATGTGGAGCAGGGTTCTTATAGTGCGTTGTGGGCGTTGACGAGTCCtaagattgaggaggagaatatGAATGGGTGGTACTTTAATGATCCTGATACGCCAGGGAAGGAGTCGGCGCAGGCTTCGGATGAGAAGTTGGGGACTGCATTGTTCGATTTGTCGGAGAGGATTatcaaggagaaggttggagaggatgctCTTGTTGACTGGAAGGAGTGTGCTTAA
- a CDS encoding hypothetical protein (COG:S; EggNog:ENOG503P2IF), producing the protein MTAISSSCRSGLVRAALLGLGVFQLHGLVEGQEISDSPPPDKFVRRGFARVALIGDYLYIEGGEVSQQVGDQNQQGSRSNYMNSTLSIDMSKSWDAKTVPIRIIDNKISGKPPARSRPAFWTNQQDGSFYVWGGMVSYRKDRVMPKFPELYKFVTDGSGGGKWSIETPSNPDFLRTVCLTELAASAATDETAFIFGGLAGEWTDLTVGGGRTEIATGALAFNMKTKTFEKLGYEETLVGAVAEHIPQFNLGTKKQGVILIMGGYIPEKRVDGNGAIDYSSVSSHLFDNITIFDPETRQMHYQTTTGPTPPGPRREFCLAGFATKEGGYDILLFGGESKREPGLDFRYEDAWILSLPGFVWTKAPNMPTQRRADHHCTPAGKRQVISVGGTAPGWREPDPAPQGLMVFDMPSMTWRFNYDADAGDYESPQVIKDWYKNGSLSNVKWSTPILQQVFAPGSFGIPNPDSPDPNSQSSGQGHSIGAIVGGVLGGLAGLLALIAVGLWYFFYRPLKQKQKPPQTGSQEALAAGDKYLYTRTPVNIPLQEAEAGWKPAEVASNHGYAELSVFSPGFGPSPSVSPGPPQYSFRPAGPQSPMEMDGYSERR; encoded by the exons ATGACTGCTatctccagctcctgcagGTCAGGATTAGTTCGAGCCGCCCTCCTCGGACTTGGAGTTTTTCAACTTCACGGCTTGGTAGAGGGCCAAGAAATATCCGActcacctccaccagacAAGTTTGTGCGCCGAGGATTTGCAAGAG TGGCACTCATCGGGGATTACCTCTACATTGAGGGCGGAGAAGTCTCCCAGCAGGTCGGTGACCAAAACCAGCAGGGATCCCGATCAAACTACATGAACTCAACCCTTTCCATCGACATGTCCAAGTCATGGGATGCCAAAACCGTTCCAATAAGGATCATTGATAACAAAATTTCCGGAAAACCTCCGGCCAGATCGCGGCCTGCATTCTGGACCAACCAACAGGATGGATCATTTTATGTCTGGGGTGGTATGGTCTCCTACAGAAAAGACCGCGTCATGCCAAAGTTTCCCGAGCTCTACAAGTTCGTGACAGATGGCTCCGGGGGAGGAAAATGGTCAATCGAGACACCGTCAAACCCAGACTTTCTCCGGACGGTGTGCCTGACAGAATTGGCAGCTTCTGCCGCGACGGATGAAACAGCTTTTATATTCGGCGGCCTGGCAGGCGAGTGGACCGACCTGACTGTCGGGGGGGGCAGGACAGAAATCGCCACAGGCGCCCTGGCGTTCAACATGAAGACCAAAACTTTTGAAAAACTTGGATACGAAGAAACATTGGTGGGCGCGGTAGCCGAGCACATCCCACAGTTCAACCTTGGCACCAAGAAGCAGGGTGTCATCTTGATCATGGGAGGGTACATTCCCGAGAAGCGGGTAGATGGAAACGGTGCAATTGATTACAGCTCGGTCTCGAGCCACTTGTTTGATAACATTACTATTTTCGATCCAGAGACAAGACAGATGCACTATCAGACCACCACAGGTCCTACACCCCCAGGTCCCAGGCGGGAGTTTTGCCTGGCAGGCTTTGCTACCAAAGAAGGTGGTTACGACAT TCTTCTCTTCGGAGGAGAAAGCAAAAGGGAGCCAGGACTCGACTTCCGTTACGAAGACGCATGGATCCTCAGCCTGCCAGGCTTCGTCTGGACCAAGGCCCCCAACATGCCCACCCAGCGAAGAGCAGACCATCACTGCACCCCAGCGGGAAAACGTCAAGTCATCAGTGTAGGCGGGACAGCCCCGGGGTGGCGAGAGCCAGATCCGGCCCCGCAAGGTCTCATGGTATTCGACATGCCGAGCATGACGTGGCGGTTCAATTACGATGCCGACGCGGGCGATTATGAGTCCCCTCAAGTCATCAAGGACTGGTACAAGAATGG ATCCCTAAGCAACGTCAAGTGGTCCACTCCAATACTCCAACAAGTCTTCGCCCCAGGCTCCTTCGGCATCCCTAACCCAGACTCACCTGACCCCAACAGCCAATCTTCAGGACAAGGTCACTCTATCGGTGCCATAGTAGGGGGCGTACTAGGGGGACTCGCAGGCCTATTAGCTCTAATTGCCGTAGGCCTCTGGTACTTCTTCTATCGACCTCTgaagcaaaagcaaaagccGCCCCAGACAGGCTCACAAGAGGCTCTCGCCGCAGGCGACAAGTATCTGTACACCAGGACGCCTGTGAACATACCTCTCCAAGAGGCAGAGGCTGGGTGGAAACCAGCTGAGGTCGCTTCCAATCATGGGTATGCCGAGTTGTCAGTATTTTCGCCCGGCTTCGGACCTTCACCGAGCGTGAGCCCAGGTCCACCGCAATACAGCTTTCGACCGGCAGGGCCACAGTCGCCtatggagatggatgggtatAGTGAGAGACGGTGA
- a CDS encoding hypothetical protein (EggNog:ENOG503NWQN; COG:Q): MVAKDSLFEVSLLSLVAKPQPESWESQYNLAYSTKRLIPAIIAVGLFIRVFTTLGKVIHKRLKAWRFLVRGRDIIQDGFTMADCMQWIMESLPQGRVLTPQRLVHETMAIWFGSIHAVAGVGHHNRPQDLCLHPKYLEPLRQDIDNHHLDFEHTAQGLPLLDSFIKESARLTPTEALSTRRYAVQSHTFSDGTHLNRGDWACTPLIAINKIPEYYPTQSHSAVSDLLL; encoded by the exons ATGGTCGCCAAAGACTCCTTGTTCGAGGTCTCTCTTCTTAGCCTCGTCGCTAAACCTCAACCGGAATCCTGGGAATCCCAATACAACCTTGCTTATTCCACAAAGAGGCTGATACCAGCCATCATCGCGGTTGGTCTCTTCATACGAGTGTTCACCACTCTTGGAAAGGTTATCCACAAGCGACTGAAGGCATGGAGGTTTCTGGTGAGAGGAAGGGATATCATCCAAGATGGATTCACCATG GCTGATTGCATGCAATGGATCATGGAATCCCTCCCTCAGGGGAGAGTTCTCACTCCGCAGCGGCTTGTCCACGAGACTATGGCAATCTGGTTCGGCTCCATTCATGCAGTTGCCGGAGTAG GCCACCACAATCGCCCTCAAGATCTCTGCCTCCATCCGAAATATCTAGAGCCTCTCCGCCAGGACAttgacaaccaccacctcgactTTGAGCACACTGCCCAAGGACTCCCACTGCTAGACAGCTTTATAAAGGAATCAGCCCGTCTGACCCCCACTGAAGCCT TAAGTACCCGCCGCTACGCCGTCCAATCTCACACCTTCTCAGACGGCACCCATCTCAACCGCGGCGACTGGGCTTGCACACCCCTGATCGCTATCAACAAGATCCCAGAGTACTACCCAACCCAGAGCCATTCAGCGGTTTCAGATTTGCTCCTCTAG
- a CDS encoding hypothetical protein (EggNog:ENOG503P9T8; COG:S) yields MQFSTLLVYTLAAVATASPSLRRRQADCPEVDAVPACGLPCIYTAAADLGCPDNTDYACMCGQWDALRSNAAGCVISSCGLLNAMTVLNAVQAVCDACVA; encoded by the exons atgcaGTTCTCCACACTCCTCGTCTATACCCTCGCCGCTGTTGCCACCGCAAGCCCatccctccgccgccgccaggcTGACTGCCCCGAGGTCGACGCCGTCCCCGCCTGTGGT ctcccatgCATCtacaccgccgccgctgaCCTCGGCTGCCCCGACAACACCGACTACGCCTGCATGTGTGGCCAGTGGGACGCCCTCCGCTCCAACGCCGCCGGCTGCGTCATCTCCAGCTGCGGTCTCCTCAACGCCATGACTGTCCTCAACGCCGTCCAGGCTGTCTGCGATGCCTGTGTTGCTTAG